The genomic DNA GGCACGAGCTGACGACAACCATGCAGCACCTTGTAATCTGTCCGAAGAAAACTCTATCTCTAAAGCTGTCAGACTACATTTAAGCCCTGGTAAGGTTCCTCGCGTATCATCGAATTAAACCACATGCTCCACCGCTTGTGCGGGCCCCCGTCAATTCCTTTGAGTTTCAGTCTTGCGACCGTACTCCCCAGGTGGGATACTTATCACTTTCGCTTAGTCACTGAGATAAATCCCAACAACTAGTATCCATCGTTTACGGCGTGGACTACCAGGGTATCTAATCCTGTTCGCTCCCCACGCTTTCGTCCCTCAGCGTCAGTACATACGTAGTAGACTGCCTTCGCAATCGGTATTCTGTGTAATATCTATGCATTTCACCGCTACACTACACATTCTATCTACTTCCATATGACTCAAGTCAACCAGTATCAAAGGCAGTTCCATAGTTAAGCTATGGGATTTCACCTCTGACTTAATTGACCGCCTGCGGACCCTTTAAACCCAATGATTCCGGATAACGCTTGGACCCTCCGTATTACCGCGGCTGCTGGCACGGAGTTAGCCGGTCCTTATTCTTACAGTACCGTCAAGCTAGTATACATACTAGTGTTTCTTCCTGTATAAAAGTAGTTTACAACCCATAGGGCATTCTTCCTACACGCGGCATGGCTGGATCAGAGTCTCCTCCATTGTCCAATATTCCTCACTGCTGCCTCCCGTAGGAGTCTGGTCCGTGTCTCAGTACCAGTGTGGGGGATCTCCCTCTCAGGACCCCTACCTATCGATGTCTTGGTAAGCCGTTACCTTACCAACTAACTAATAGGACGCATAGCCATCTTTTACCGATAAATCTTTAATTAAAAAATCATGCGATCTCTCAATACTATGGGGCATTAATCTTCATTTCTAAAGGCTATTCCCCTGTAAAAGGTAGGTTCTATACGCGTTACGCACCCGTGCGCCGGTCGTCATCTGTAGCAAGCTACAATGTTACCCCTCGACTTGCATGTGTTAAGCCTGCCGCTAGCGTTCATCCTGAGCCAGGATCAAACTCTTCATTGTATATTTTAAATATGTTAATGAATAAGTTTCAAAAGAATTTACATTATTTAACTAATGTGGTTATTCTACTCTTTGTTTACGCTGTCAATTTCAATATTTTCAATGAACTTCTTTAGGGTATCGCACTCATGCATAAAAACACTCGTTGTAAATCCTAATTTGTAGAAACGTTAGAATCGAACTAACTGACAAGTCAATGCCATTACCAAAATCTCTTTGATCTTTTACTGTTTCGCTTAGCGGCTGCAAATATAAAACTTAATTTAAACCTGACAAGAAAAAATAAATGTTTTTTTCTCTTAACTAAAACAACTCTTTAACACCTTTTTAATCAGTAATTAAAGAATCTCCAAACAACCTATCAATGAACGAAACTAACAAAACACTATTGCTGTTAGCGGGTGCAAACTTACAATACATTTTTAATATCTCAACCATTTATTAACACTTATTTCTTGTTTATTTTACAATAAATAGATAAGAGTATTGTATTGAGTTATTTAAATACTATTTTAATTATTTATTACTTGCCTTTATCATTGATTCTCTTAAAATCTAATTGAAAAAATGTTTTTTAAATCTAAAAAGGAAACCTAGTAATAGATGAAGCACACTTAACTTGTATTAATTAAAACTCTAAAATATAATTTCTCTGGCAAAAATACGTGTTAGGGATTGAAACGGCATCCTTTTATGAAGTTATGAATAAAAGATATAGTGTAAAGCCCGACCTTTTTTTATTAATAAAGTTTTTAGATGTAACCTATGACTATTTAAAAAAAAGGAAACACACGAAAAAAACACTTCCTTATAATAAGTACATATATATATTGTGTGAAAAATTGTTTTCCAATATCTTTGCATACTCAAATATTAGACATTAAATGATTAAAATTACTTTACCTGACGGAACTATTAAGGAGTTTGCTATAAACAGTACTCCAATGGATGTTGCAAAAAGCATTAGTGAAGGATTTGCTAGAAACGTAATATCTGCAAATTTTAACGACGTAACTGTTGAAACCACCACTCCATTAACAACAGATGGTTCGTTAATTTTATATACGTTTAATGATGATGCCGGAAAGAAAGCATTCTGGCATTCTTCTGCACATGTTTTAGCGGAAGCTATTTTAAGTTTTTATCCGAAAGCAAAGTTAACGATTGGACCTGCTATTGATAATGGTTTCTATTATGATGTAGATTTAGGTGAAGACGTTATTTCTGACAAAGATTTTCCGGCTATTGAAAAGAAATTTTTAGAAATTGCTCGTGGAAAACATGAGTTTTCAATTAGATCTGTTTCTAAGGCTGATGCTTTATCTTTATATAAAGGGGAAAACAATGAATACAAGGTTGAGTTGATTGAAAACTTGACGGATGGAGAAATTACTTTTTGTGACCACAGTGACTTTACTGATTTATGTAGAGGAGGACACGTTCCTAACACAGGAATTATAAAAGCGATTAAAATAATGAGTGTTGCTGGTGCTTATTGGCGCGGTGATGAGAAGAATAATCAATTAACACGTGTTTACGGTATTAGTTTCCCGAAACAAAAGTTGCTAACTGAATATTTAGAGTTACTAGAAGAAGCAAAAAAACGTGATCATAGAAAACTTGGAAAAGAGTTAGAGTTATTTACTTTTTCTCAGAAAGTAGGTGCTGGTTTACCTTTATGGTTGCCAAAAGGTGCTGCTTTAAGAGGACGTTTAGAAGATTTCTTGAAGAAAGCTCAAAAAAAAGCGGGTTACGAAATGGTAATGACACCACATATTGGTCAGAAAGAATTATATGTTACTTCTGGACATTATGAAAAATATGGTGCAGACAGTTTTCAGTCGATAAAAACACCTAAGATGGATGAAGAGTTTTTATTGAAACCTATGAACTGCCCACATCACTGTGAAGTTTACAATTTTAAACCTTATTCTTACAAAGATTTACCAAAACGTTTTGCAGAATTTGGTACTGTTTATAGATATGAACAAAGTGGAGAACTGCACGGTTTAACACGTGTTAGAGGTTTTACACAAGATGATGCTCATATTTTCTGTACTCCAGAACAATTAGATCAGGAATTTAAAGACGTAATCGATTTAGTTTTATATGTTTTTAGTTCTTTAGGCTTTGAAGATTTTACGGCACAGGTTTCTGTTAGAGATAAAAACACCCCAGACAAGTATATAGGTGATACTGAGACTTGGGAAATTGCTGAAAATGCAATTATAAATGCTGCTACAGATAAAGGTTTAGATTTTGTGATTGAAGAAGGTGAAGCTGCCTTTTATGGACCGAAATTAGACTTCATGGTAAAAGACGCTTTAGGCAGAAGTTGGCAACTTGGAACGATACAAGTTGACTATAATTTACCTAAAAGATTCGATTTAACCTATAAAGGAGCAGATAATCAATTACACAGACCAGTAATGATTCATAGAGCACCATTTGGTTCTATGGAGCGCTTTATTGCGGTATTACTAGAACACACGGGAGGTAACTTCCCACTTTGGCTAACACCAGACCAAGTTATCTTGTTGCCAATCAGTGATAAATATCAAAAATATTCAGAAAAAGTTTTAGAATCGTTAGAAAATTCCGAAATTCGCGCCCTCGTAGACAACCGAAGTGAGAAAACTGGTCGTAAGATTAGAGATGCAGAAGTTAGTAAAACACCATTTATGGTTATTGTTGGTGAGAAAGAAGAACAAGATGGCACAGTTTCTGTAAGAAGACATGGTGAAGGAGATATTGGCACATTTACAATTGAAGAATTTATTTCTTTAATTAAAACCGAAGAAAGCAAAACATTGAAGAAATTTTAATTAATTTTGAATTTCTAAAAGAAAAGATAAAAAGGTTGAAAAACAACCATAAGTCAAACTTAAAATATATAGGTCATAGCAATACGTAGAAGCAGGTCGAGAAGACCGTTAAGAGTAATCAAAGAAGATCAACATAGGATTAATGAAAAAATAAAATATGTTGACGAAGTTCGTCTTGTGGGCGATAATGTAGAAGTAGGGGTATACAAATTAGACAAAGCTAAAGAGTTAGCCACTGAGCAGGAATTAGATTTGGTAGAGATTTCACCCAAAGCGAAACCACCTGTTTGTAAAATTATTGATTACAAGAAATTCTTGTATGAGCAAAAGAAGCGTGAAAAATCTTTAAAATCTAAGGCAACGAAAGTTACTGTTAAAGAAATACGTTTTGGGCCTCAGACAGATGAGCATGATTATGAATTTAAGAAGAAACATGCTCTTAAGTTTTTACAAGAAGGAGCTAAGTTAAAAGCATTTGTATTCTTTAAAGGGCGTTCTATTATTTTTAAAGAACAAGGACAAATTTTATTATTAAAGTTAGCCCAAGAACTAGAAGAATACGGTAAGGTAGAACAGCTACCAAAATTAGAGGGTAAACGTATGATTATGTTTATTGCTCCTAAAAAAGTGAAATAACAATCTTATAAGCAAGATAAAAACGAAGGAGAGATGCCTAAAATGAAAACCAAATCTAGCGCCAAAAAACGATTTAAAGTTACTGGTACTGGAAAAATCAAAAGAAAGCACGCGTTTAAAAGTCACATCTTAACAAAGAAGTCTAAAAAACGTAAATTAAGGTTAACTCACGATGGTTTAGTACATAAATCGGACAAGTCTAACATTATGCAACAATTAAACTTGAAATAAGTTTAATAAGGGAATTTAATTATTAACCATGGAGTTAGGCCAAAAATAAAAAGTATTCTTAATTGAATCGCCTACTACAAAACACATTGAAATTATGCCAAGATCAGTAAATTCAGTAGCCTCAAGAAAAAGAAGAAAAAAAATCTTGAAGGCAGCAAAAGGTTACTTTGGACGTAGAAAAAACGTTTACACAGTAGCAAAAAATGCGGTTGAAAAAGGAATGCTTTATGCATACCGTGACCGTAAAAACAATAAGAGAAACTTTCGTTCTTTATGGATTGTGCGTATTAACGCTGCAGCTCGTTTACACGGAATGTCTTACTCTCAGTTTATGGGAAAAGTGAAAGCTAACCAAATCGAATTAAACCGTAAGGTTTTAGCTGATTTAGCTGTTAACAACCCAGACGCTTTTAAGGCAGTTGTAGAAAAAATTAAATAAATATAAATTACTTGCTTATAATAAAAACCCAAACAAATACGTTTGGGTTTTTTTATTACTTTTATTCTATTAAAAAATTTATAAAATGAGATTACATATATTAACTTTTGCAACATTTTTACTAGTATCAATTTCTTTTGCCCAAGAAACAGTAATTGAAGATGCCTCTCTTAGTGGACAATTTGATAAAATATATAGAACATCAACTAGCTATCAAAAATATAAAGTAATTGGGAAAGAAAAGTTTTTAAACCTAAAACAACAAGTTTTAGACTCTTTAAAAACTTCTAAAAGCTTGTTAACAGAAAAAAATAATATTCTAAAAGCAGAAAGAGAGAATATTAAGAAAA from Polaribacter sp. ALD11 includes the following:
- the infC gene encoding translation initiation factor IF-3, encoding MKEDQHRINEKIKYVDEVRLVGDNVEVGVYKLDKAKELATEQELDLVEISPKAKPPVCKIIDYKKFLYEQKKREKSLKSKATKVTVKEIRFGPQTDEHDYEFKKKHALKFLQEGAKLKAFVFFKGRSIIFKEQGQILLLKLAQELEEYGKVEQLPKLEGKRMIMFIAPKKVK
- the rpmI gene encoding 50S ribosomal protein L35, which codes for MPKMKTKSSAKKRFKVTGTGKIKRKHAFKSHILTKKSKKRKLRLTHDGLVHKSDKSNIMQQLNLK
- the rplT gene encoding 50S ribosomal protein L20; this encodes MPRSVNSVASRKRRKKILKAAKGYFGRRKNVYTVAKNAVEKGMLYAYRDRKNNKRNFRSLWIVRINAAARLHGMSYSQFMGKVKANQIELNRKVLADLAVNNPDAFKAVVEKIK
- the thrS gene encoding threonine--tRNA ligase, whose product is MIKITLPDGTIKEFAINSTPMDVAKSISEGFARNVISANFNDVTVETTTPLTTDGSLILYTFNDDAGKKAFWHSSAHVLAEAILSFYPKAKLTIGPAIDNGFYYDVDLGEDVISDKDFPAIEKKFLEIARGKHEFSIRSVSKADALSLYKGENNEYKVELIENLTDGEITFCDHSDFTDLCRGGHVPNTGIIKAIKIMSVAGAYWRGDEKNNQLTRVYGISFPKQKLLTEYLELLEEAKKRDHRKLGKELELFTFSQKVGAGLPLWLPKGAALRGRLEDFLKKAQKKAGYEMVMTPHIGQKELYVTSGHYEKYGADSFQSIKTPKMDEEFLLKPMNCPHHCEVYNFKPYSYKDLPKRFAEFGTVYRYEQSGELHGLTRVRGFTQDDAHIFCTPEQLDQEFKDVIDLVLYVFSSLGFEDFTAQVSVRDKNTPDKYIGDTETWEIAENAIINAATDKGLDFVIEEGEAAFYGPKLDFMVKDALGRSWQLGTIQVDYNLPKRFDLTYKGADNQLHRPVMIHRAPFGSMERFIAVLLEHTGGNFPLWLTPDQVILLPISDKYQKYSEKVLESLENSEIRALVDNRSEKTGRKIRDAEVSKTPFMVIVGEKEEQDGTVSVRRHGEGDIGTFTIEEFISLIKTEESKTLKKF